In one Brassica oleracea var. oleracea cultivar TO1000 chromosome C9, BOL, whole genome shotgun sequence genomic region, the following are encoded:
- the LOC106313174 gene encoding chaperone protein dnaJ 39 produces MPTHTSEKEVAELRRNPYEVLGIPSNSTDQEIKSAYRRMALRYHPDKNPNDPVAADMFKEVIFAYDVLSDPENRRQYDTTASEAAGQENEDLELDLSSLGAVNTMFAALFNKLGVQIKTTVSANLLDEALNGTVTTLPLAVGQVVSRKVEKQSAHFYSVTLTEEESQAGLICKVHSSAKNKFKLLYFDQEESGGLRLALQEDSRKTGKLSTAGLYFFGFPVYRFDPRVNSRALSRDPDTGFFKRLDTFQPLEITELKAGTHVFAVYGDNFFKSVSYTLEIFSSAPFANEKETLRSTEAQIVSKRTELLKFESEYHDVFSQFTEMASKCAGEVQEIDELLKRRNEICAAYTTFPPTKHSSSKSWGKGKSKKKSSLLMEAREEGEVTVREENGVKKKKWYNIQLRQDKKKN; encoded by the exons ATGCCTACTCATACATCGGAGAAGGAAGTCGCCGAGCTCAGGCGGAATCCGTATGAAGTCCTCGGCATCCCCAGCAACTCCACCGATCAGGAGATCAAAAGTGCCTATCGAAGAATGGCTCTCAG GTACCATCCGGATAAGAACCCAAATGATCCGGTTGCAGCGGATATGTTTAAGGAAGTTATATTTGCCTATGATGTCTTGTCTGATCCAGAGAATCGTCGTCAGTATGATACAACTGCTTCTGAG GCTGCTGGTCAAGAAAATGAAGACCTTGAGCTTGATCTTTCTAGCTTAGGAGCTGTTAATACCATGTTCGCCGCGCTTTTCAA TAAGCTTGGTGTGCAAATCAAGACAACAGTCTCAGCAAATTTGTTAGATGAGGCGCTGAATGGTACTGTTACTACTTTGCCTCTTGCGGTTGGACAAGTTGTCTCTAGGAAG GTTGAAAAGCAATCGGCTCACTTTTATTCTGTTACGTTAACAGAAGAAGAATCTCAGGCTGGATTGATATGTAAAGTCCACTCATCTGCTAAAAACAAATTCAAG TTGCTTTACTTTGATCAAGAAGAGAGTGGAGGACTGAGACTGGCACTACAG GAAGACAGCAGGAAAACAGGAAAGCTCTCAACTGCAGGATTGTATTTTTTCGGCTTCCCTGTTTACCGTTTCGATCCCAGGGTTAATTCA AGAGCTCTCTCAAGGGATCCAGACACTGGTTTTTTCAAAAGGCTCGACACTTTCCAGCCGCTTGAGATCACTGAACTGAAAGCTGGAACTCATGTGTTTGCTGTTTACG GTGACAATTTTTTCAAAAGCGTGAGCTACACGCTAGAAATATTCTCATCTGCTCCATTCGCCAACGAGAAAGAGACTCTCCGTTCAACAGAAGCGCAGATAGTCTCTAAAAGAACAGAGCTATTGAAGTTTGAATCTGAATATCACGATGTCTTTTCACAGTTTACAGAGATGGCTAGTAAATGCGCAGGCGAAGTACAAGAA ATTGATGAGCTTCTCAAGAGGAGGAACGAGATATGCGCAGCTTACACAACTTTCCCACCAACAAAGCATAGTTCAAGCAAGAGCTGGGGCAAGGGAAAGAGCAAGAAGAAGAGCAGTCTTTTAATGGAAGCTAGAGAAGAAGGGGAAGTCACAGTCAGAGAAGAAAATGGAGTGAAGAAGAAGAAGTGGTATAATATTCAGCTAAGACAAGACAAGAAAAAAAACTAA